One Euwallacea similis isolate ESF13 chromosome 16, ESF131.1, whole genome shotgun sequence DNA segment encodes these proteins:
- the Dcr-2 gene encoding endoribonuclease Dcr-2 yields MVSETEEADFLPRDYQVALTEIALKNNSVIYLPTGAGKTFIAILVLKQLQHSLKKYTDGGKISFVVVNTVALVDQHAKCIERRTNLSVGRYSGDMSLDFWPKTQWYQEFDKFQVLVMTVQILVNLTNQRYLDLNKVNLIVFDECHRGVSDQPMRQICKSLADVCHKPRILGLTATLLNGNCKPQNVLNEVRNLEITYHSKVATVEGLAQVSGFSTNPREFVKTYQKHTLSAIEKKAHLILEQSLLVLKAVKEDAPMVQRRSNIELKPLSKDEGFKKLRNILKDVQYHIELFGIFGGSKAVLAHMIQLERLKIHCDNSILHEVLCYAQTTLCWIKAMFQSVMEKFSVEVNLFKFSSNKVLELITIFNDYKQDPRSKELCALIFTKRRFTAKVLYYILSDLSASVENYSYIKPNFMVGYNSNPYNDTRESLYTAKKNREVLQMFESKENNVLCASNVLEEGVDISTCSLVIKFDHPEEYRSYIQSKGRARHPDSFYYMMVENTEIEKFTSRYQEFQLVERELQRLLIGQNGLRADPTQQEINEMYQEDKIPPYYANGPGSAKVDMVSAISLLSQYCNSLPCDKYTVMAPEWYSERKFPIGDKETPMRVVIVLPTMCPITDPIMGQFMSNLKMAKRAAALLACKRLHQIGELDDHLLPRRYVVPDKDVNFLFPHYPEEKESLAGTNKNKRIHQKQIPSFLRGPIKPQKSFWLHIIHLSPVFERREELNYSTFYDMYVSNLCYGLITPHRVPTICDFPIYVSMGTLNVSLKVNVLTGELSEADLLDIKQFNVLVLKDILRCLREFVMFDNGHNAETMLLVPVNQQLGTIDFKVLKEHKTVKEPFRELTSDERLNLNVTQEEYLRKIVSPWYKDQGDYLVTEVTLRKSAMSQFPNEQFGSYEDYYNNKHSIRLLNASQPLLYVKHLTKKMNFIKPQGAQAKKKREKSYEDLEIHLIPELVVKQDFPAALWIQANLLPTLVSRFSFLFRLEEFRVKLAKEMSMGDVTEKQPLKLDQYLLNYEPHLEKTAPINVLVAERKENILSPPISYININKDYVKKMLEQEFPWKDTEEPKDIERDLDVTIVDIDYYESFLCKVVNEDESRLKNDVPIKQKDQLALTYFNNYEEKPIRLIAESDLSKGPDLYLIYKAMTTAKANDIVNMERLETLGDSFLKLFGSLYIYLKFPSFTEGQATSLKGRLVSNKNLFYLAVNHNIGGLMKSNDLQIADWLPPGFKIPDLIEKRIEDGNTSLSSLYHLSIPIEEQISGEISQKTVNSIMELRLEENPSEEGLIQEVASLFKCNYIGDKKIADCVEALLGAYFQTCGILGGIRFIECIGIIPASENLVQLLQEPPSNPLLKPEITLLEIQFHIPNWQDIENKVLCYTFKNRAYLLQALTHSSYSLNRLTHSYERLEFLGDAVLDFLITCHIFESRGYLDPGELTDLRSALVNNNTFGSLVIRHGLHKHLLMINAKLQGMVDRFATFIESKKFVIDDEVLILLEEADAEGLNLAEYVDVPKVLGDVFEALAGAIYLDSGKDLNVVWKVFHRLMWKEIETFSANVPKNLVRKLYEFVPNAHPKFGDSKDATQGRVMVPLQFMADGRPLQVYGFGSNKAMAKKAAAKLALRQLCKR; encoded by the exons ATGGTTAgtgaaactgaagaagctgaCTTTCTTCCCCGAGACTACCAGGTGGCTCTGACAGAAATAGCTTTAAAGAACAATTCAGTAATTTACCTACCCACTGGAGCTGGAAAGACATTTATTGCCATTTTGGTTCTGAAGCAGTTGCAACATTCACTTAA AAAATACACTGATGGTGGAAAAATCTCCTTTGTTGTGGTCAACACTGTTGCCCTAGTGGATCAGCATGCAAAATGTATTGAAAGGAGGACTAATTTGTCTGTGGGGAGGTATAGTGGGGATATGTCACTTGATTTTTGGCCAAAGACACAGTGGTACCaagaatttgataaatttcaagTATTGGTCATGACTGTGCAAATTTTGGTTAATCTAACCAATCAGCGTTACTTAG ACTTAAACAAGGTAAATCTAATTGTGTTTGATGAATGCCATCGAGGGGTTAGTGATCAACCAATGCGGCAAATATGCAAATCCTTAGCAGATGTATGCCACAAACCTAGAATACTCGGTTTGACGGCAACATTACTTAACGGCAACTGCAAGCCCCAGAATGTACTCAACGAAGTGCGCAATTTAGAAATTACTTACCATAGTAAGGTGGCCACAGTGGAGGGTTTGGCACAGGTGTCCGGATTTTCCACAAACCCTAGAGAATTTGTAAAAACCTACCAAAAGCACACACTCTCAGCAATAGAGAAAAAAGCTCACTTAATTCTGGAGCAATCACTTCTTGTTCTAAAGGCAGTCAAAGAGGACGCCCCAATGGTCCAGAGGCgttcaaatattgaattaaagcCTTTGTCAAAGGATGAAGGTTTCAAAAAGTTGAGAAACATCCTAAAGGATGTACAGTATCACATCGAACTGTTTGGAATATTTGGAGGATCCAAGGCTGTACTTGCACACATGATCCAATTAGAAAGGCTGAAGATACACTGTGATAACTCTATTTTGCATGAAGTTTTGTGCTATGCACAAACTACTCTGTGCTGGATAAAGGCTATGTTTCAAAGTGTAATGGAAAAGTTCAGCGTTGAGGTGAATCTGTTCAAGTTTTCGTCAAATAAG GTATTAGAGTTGATAACAATCTTCAACGACTACAAGCAAGACCCACGTTCAAAAGAACTTTGCGCCTTAATTTTCACGAAACGTCGTTTTACCGCTAAAGTGCTCTATTACATTTTGAGTGACCTGAGTGCGTCAGTGGAAAATTATTCGTACATCAAACCGAATTTCATGGTGGGGTATAACTCAAACCCATACAACGACACCAGAGAAAGTCTGTACACTGCAAAGAAAAACAGAGAGGTGTTGCAAATGTTCGAGTCTAAGGAGAATAACGTGTTATGCGCTTCGAATGTGTTAGAAGAAGGCGTTGATATTTCCACGTGTTCGCttgttataaaatttgatCACCCAGAAGAGTACAGATCCTACATACAGTCGAAAGGACGTGCAAGGCATCCTGATAGTTTCTATTATATGATGGTGGAGAATACCGAAATAGAAAAGTTTACGAGTAGATACCAGGAATTTCAGCTTGTTGAAAGAGAGCTCCAAAGA CTGCTCATCGGCCAAAATGGTCTAAGGGCTGACCCAACACAGCaggaaataaatgaaatgtacCAAGAAGATAAGATTCCTCCATACTACGCAAACGGCCCCGGCTCGGCAAAGGTGGATATGGTTTCGGCCATATCATTGCTAAGTCAGTATTGTAACAGTCTCCCTTGCGACAAGTACACAGTTATGGCCCCTGAATGGTAttcagaaagaaaatttcccaTAGGTGACAAGGAAACCCCTATGAGAGTGGTTATTGTTTTGCCCACAATGTGTCCCATTACTGATCCAATCATG GGTCAGTTTATGTCGAATTTGAAGATGGCTAAGAGGGCCGCAGCATTGTTGGCTTGTAAGAGATTACATCAAATAGGGGAACTCGATGATCACCTGCTGCCCCGAAGGTACGTTGTACCCGACAAGGacgtaaattttttgtttcctcATTATCCTGAGGAAAAAGAGTCGCTGGCCGGaactaacaaaaataaacgGATACATCAAAAGCAA ATACCATCATTTCTGCGTGGCCCTATTAAGCCTCAAAAATCATTCTGGCTCCACATCATCCACCTTAGCCCGGTATTCGAAAGGCGCGAAGAACTAAACTATTCCACCTTTTACGATATGTACGTCTCGAACCTTTGTTATGGCCTTATTACTCCTCACCGAGTGCCTACGATCTGCGATTTCCCTATTTACGTAAGCATGGGAACATTAAACGTTTCCCTTAAAGTGAACGTACTAACCGGTGAATTGTCGGAGGCAGATTTGTTGGACATTAAACAGTTCAACGTATTGGTGTTGAAAGATATTCTAAGATGTTTGCGAGAATTCGTTATGTTCGACAATGGACATAACGCCGAAACTATGTTATTGGTGCCTGTTAACCAGCAGTTGGGTACAATTGATTTCAAGGTATTGAAGGAGCACAAAACAGTTAAAGAACCGTTCCGCGAACTAACTAGCGACGAAAGGTTGAACCTAAACGTAACCCAAGAAGAATATTTAAGGAAAATCGTTTCGCCTTGGTATAAAGATCAAGGG gATTACTTAGTAACAGAGGTAACACTACGCAAATCAGCGATGAGCCAATTTCCCAACGAACAATTTGGCAGCTACGAGGATTACTACAACAACAAACACAGTATTCGTCTACTGAATGCTAGTCAACCGCTACTGTACGTCAAACATCTGACTAAAAAGATGAACTTCATTAAACCACAGGGGGCTCAGGcgaaaaaaaagagagaaaaaagcTATGAGGATTTGGAGATTCACTTGATTCCGGAATTAGTAGTGAAGCAAGACTTCCCGGCGGCACTTTGGATTCAAGCGAATCTATTGCCGACACTAGTGTCAAG ATTTTCATTCTTGTTTCGCCTCGAAGAATTCCGTGTAAAACTGGCAAAGGAAATGTCTATGGGCGACGTTACCGAAAAGCAGCCTTTGAAGCTCGATCAGTACCTGCTCAACTACGAACCCCATCTCGAGAAAACGGCCCCTATTAACGTGCTGGTCGCCGAACGGAAAGAAAACATTCTCTCGCCTCCAATCAGCTACATTAACATCAACAAGGACTACGTGAAGAAGATGCTCGAACAAGAGTTTCCGTGGAAAGACACCGAAGAGCCGAAAGACATCGAGAGAGACTTAGACGTCACCATAGTTGACATAGACTACTACGAATCGTTTCTGTGTAAGGTGGTCAACGAAGACGAATCCCGCTTGAAGAACGATGTGCCTATAAAGCAAAAAGACCAGTTAGctttgacatatttcaataattacgAAGAGAAGCCTATTCGTCTCATAGCTGAAAGTGATCTGAGTAAGGGACCCgatttatatttgatttaCAAGGCGATGACCACAGCAAAAGCCAACGATATTGTCAACATGGAGAGGTTGGAGACTTTAGGGGACTCGTTTTTGAAGCTATTTGGTTCG CTCTATATATATCTCAAATTCCCGAGCTTCACCGAAGGACAAGCCACAAGCCTAAAAGGTCGCTTGGTTAGTAACAAGAACTTGTTTTATCTAGCGGTAAATCATAACATCGGAGGCCTGATGAAATCGAATGATCTACAAATAGCTGACTGGCTCCCTCCCGGTTTTAAAATACCCGATTTGATAGAAAAACGTATCGAAGACGGGAATACGTCTCTGTCCTCGCTCTACCATCTCTCGATTCCTATTGAGGAACAGATTAGTGGCGAAATCTCCCAAAAAACGGTGAACAGTATCATGGAGTTGCGGCTGGAAGAGAATCCGAGTGAAGAGGGCCTTATTCAGGAGGTTGCATCTCTCTTCAAATGCAATTACATTGGAGACAAAAAGATAGCGGATTGCGTTGAGGCCTTGTTGGGGGCCTATTTTCAAACTTGCGGAATTTTAG GTGGTATACGTTTCATTGAATGCATCGGCATTATTCCTGCCTCGGAGAATTTAGTGCAGCTTCTGCAAGAACCACCGAGTAATCCGCTACTGAAGCCTGAGATAACGCTCTTGGAAATCCAGTTTCACATACCCAATTGGCAGGACATCGAAAACAAGGTCCTATGCTACACATTCAAAAACCGGGCCTACCTGCTGCAAGCTCTCACACATTCATCATACTCTCTAAATCGTTTAACTCACTCTTACGAGAGACTAGAGTTTCTGGGTGATGCCGTTTTGGACTTTTTGATAACATGCCACATTTTTGAGTCCCGTGGCTATCTGGATCCGGGCGAGTTGACCGATCTGAGGTCGGCACTAGTCAATAATAACACATTTGGTAGTTTGGTAATTAGACACGGGCTGCACAAGCATCTGTTGATGATTAACGCGAAGCTGCAAGGGATGGTGGATCGATTCGCGACTTTTATTGAGTCCAAGAAGTTCGTGATCGATGACGAGGTGCTAATTTTGCTGGAAGAAGCCGACGCTGAGGGATTAAACCTGGCCGAGTACGTCGACGTCCCAAAG GTATTGGGAGATGTATTCGAAGCACTCGCCGGAGCAATATACCTGGATAGTGGTAAAGACCTAAACGTGGTGTGGAAGGTCTTTCATCGGCTTATGTGGAAGGAAATCGAGACCTTCAGCGCTAATGTTCCAAAAAATCTTGTAAGGAAACTGTACGAGTTTGTTCCAAACGCGCATCCAAAGTTCGG ggATTCCAAGGATGCCACACAAGGCAGAGTAATGGTTCCGCTGCAGTTCATGGCGGACGGACGACCGCTGCAAGTGTACGGTTTCGGGTCGAATAAGGCGATGGCCAAGAAGGCAGCAGCAAAATTGGCACTGCGGCAGTTGTGCAAACGCTAG
- the mEFTs gene encoding elongation factor Ts, mitochondrial, with product MMILKNLTRYIHTTRVPYATEKSALATLRKKTGYTFANCKKALELHNNNLEKAEEWLRQQAQALGWSKATKLEGRQTMQGLIGTSVEGNNGVLVEVNCETDFVARNAEFENMVKEATVTCLNYLKNAPSSAHALSKINLDNDQLKSLKTDDGKSLEDKLALMIGSIGENASLKRAVGVKVANGIHLNGYAHPSGKSLGGILLGRIGGLVAVKSINGDNTHIDKVAAGLCQHIVGMAPKNIGKEEDVASPNKEEESSLIRQDYLLDDTLSIKELLDLNQIEVIGFQRFACGETMVAPEEKSLDAVEVCQ from the exons ATG atgattttgaagaatttaacTCGATACATTCACACAACTCGGGTTCCATATGCAACAGAAAAATCAGCATTGGCCACTCTAAGAAAAAAGACGGGGTATACTTTTGCCAACTGTAAGAAGGCCCTTGAATTACACAACAATAATTTAGAGaag GCTGAAGAATGGCTTAGACAACAGGCTCAAGCACTAGGCTGGTCAAAAGCCACTAAATTAGAAGGAAGGCAGACGATGCAAGGATTGATTGGTACTTCTGTTGAAGGCAATAATGGGGTCTTAGTAGAAGTCAATTGTGAGACTGATTTTGTGGCCAGAAATGCTGAGTTTGAGAATATGGTTAAAGAAGCAACAGTAACCTGTTTgaactatttgaaaaatgcaccTAGTTCTGCTCATGCCCTCTCAAAG ATTAATTTGGACAACGATCAACTGAAGTCTTTAAAAACCGACGATGGGAAATCTTTAGAGGATAAGTTAGCGCTGATGATAGGCTCAATAGGAGAAAATGCCTCATTAAAACGTGCAGTAGGAGTGAAAGTTGCTAACGGAATTCATTTAAACG GTTACGCTCATCCCTCAGGAAAGTCACTAGGTGGTATCCTTCTAGGTCGAATAGGGGGTTTAGTGGCAGTTAAAAGCATAAACGGGGACAATACGCACATCGACAAAGTTGCGGCCGGATTATGCCAGCATATCGTAGGAATGGCACCGAAAAATATAGGCAAAGAAGAGGATGTTGCTTCGCCAAATAAGGAGGAAGAATCGAGCTTAATTCGCCAAGATTATTTGTTGGATGACACTCTAAGTATTAAAGAGTTATTAGATTTGAACCAAATTGAAGTAATAGGCTTTCAAAGATTTGCGTGCGGTGAGACAATGGTAGCCCCTGAAGAAAAATCTTTAGATGCAGTTGAAGTTTGCCAATAA